A genomic window from Erythrobacter sp. BLCC-B19 includes:
- a CDS encoding AAA domain-containing protein, with protein MTDTAAATSLRPLGTVLAEGRRLTPDDLVHAMLGLMRQVAALHAEGRVADIGPASVIETEDGQLALANPAGAQPRSNLAAIHAVQPQVSSALKLVGNYRVTQDEAQGTRVDDLQVLDGEDPAPTEPAFITGFRNWETVLGHHDEITDVFQLGMVMAALATGLDFADKDALERFSSHRDNLFAIAPRMHPVIVSLILEATHLNRHERAKNVAELAQRLDTWRDQPVSIDVERVLAEAQGVPGRRTAVLSHLRDRLFDLSRRNRLIHFRPTQSSINFTDASIPIVMRIESVRADALCTWQGAFAKDVLAGKAVPLNRWLRFEDQPQIPSQLDRIIQENRRNRNEYGFSSLRLTVAFLHWHNLREAPEERISSPLLWLPVEVTKRKGVRDQYVMTCPESIAEFNPALRHMLRQLYAIDLPETVDLSQTPISAIHEAIRRQIHDSEPGVRLELQDRPAIRLILQRAVARVNTYNRRRPGSRETISAKADFSYARGDYRPLGLALFEKFVKPDPLPQRIAVGGGYRPKRELMVAETESMAYGKASGEGHKFAWEIDLTGVTLANFNYKKMSLVRDYNALIDTPEVQPAFDQVFSIEPRPFVEEAPPPIPPAEQWGVVASDATQDQAVAFARTGRSYIIQGPPGTGKSQTITNLIADYAGRGKRVLFVCEKRAALDVVYHRLGQAGLDGLATIIHDAQDDKKAFIADLGEHYERWGKTPDGLDDARAARAQTVAALSEHLRQIAAFEAAVGAGGDGALALRDLVRRAAALPAPPQGIGAAAREALPPLMLWDAHRDMAARVTRAVHELTGAASLAAHPLARLKPALLMRERPYAEVEAALGMVESLLQRLDPLLADPDTPLAGDIAFTDAVDAVVLAERLVASGLARSPSLLDPASPESQALGTDLAAITMRESAEAAAASAAAGWHDPLSPADTAAALELARAKEGSLFAFFSGAWRTLKATVAARYDFAGHAVRPKVAAVLENLAALHHARAALAEARGGLAQRLGTPDLAALLDLRSQLTRTTPARPSARVLGLMQTAEGQSLLARLAQHAATMAALDRQLSDLAEGHEAMSLDDLGEALRDLRENLDDLPDLLPHLAQVHAAPPAIAAALTGLALPLPAIEALVVDEDIAVRERANPDIRRFDADRMIALSRRAAAARDLLRDQNAAAIRATLHRSFRDNVKLSETSVTQLDPAGREFKKVYANGRRELEHEFGKTMRYKSIRELASADSGRVVNDLKPVWLMSPLSVSDTLPLQPDLFDVVIFDEASQVPTEDAVPALCRARQVVIVGDEMQLPPTSFFSAAQSDEEMEVLAEEDGERIAIVLDADSLLAQAARNLPATLLAWHYRSRFEALISFSNAAFYAGELVTIPDRSLRQRAGGDGPVMSDDDAAWAAGVETLLAAPITTHRIADGVYDRRANLPEARYIAGLVRDLLRRETGLSIGIVAFSEAQQSEIEDALERLAAEDEDFSARLTREVEREEDGQFTGLFVKNLENVQGDERDIILMSVCYAPGRDGRMVMNFGPINQRGGEKRLNVIFSRAKRHMAIVTTIAPEAITNVHNDGARALRSFLAFAEAQSAGAQDKAQAVLATLNPDAARTFDGKLPPDPVRSAIAEALRARGHEVHEHVGGASFRCDLAVVDPAGGGYRLAVLLDRAATEERSIEERFVFRPVILRAFGWRVIDVPVTSWLRNRSDVVDRIEQELERSSWELADPDPVAGTGLAPLPVPALAPEPEAAPDAAPKEGAADGTPGMTEYRLVAGASNKFWRVGVNGTDLIVEFGRVGTKGQRVVKTYEDAERARREATKLTLEKTRKGYEEFG; from the coding sequence ATGACCGACACCGCCGCCGCTACGTCCCTGCGCCCGCTCGGCACTGTCCTTGCCGAGGGCCGGCGCCTGACGCCCGATGATCTGGTCCACGCCATGCTCGGCCTGATGCGGCAGGTCGCCGCGCTCCATGCCGAGGGCCGCGTCGCCGACATCGGGCCAGCCAGCGTGATCGAGACCGAGGACGGCCAGCTTGCCCTTGCCAACCCTGCCGGAGCGCAGCCGCGCAGCAACCTTGCCGCGATCCATGCGGTGCAGCCGCAGGTATCGAGCGCGCTCAAGCTGGTGGGCAATTACCGCGTCACGCAGGACGAGGCGCAGGGCACGCGGGTCGACGATCTGCAGGTGCTGGACGGCGAAGACCCCGCCCCGACCGAACCGGCCTTCATCACGGGCTTTCGCAACTGGGAGACCGTGCTCGGCCACCATGACGAGATCACCGATGTCTTCCAGCTGGGCATGGTGATGGCCGCGCTGGCCACCGGCCTCGACTTTGCCGACAAGGACGCGCTGGAGCGGTTCTCCAGCCACCGCGACAACCTGTTCGCCATCGCCCCGCGGATGCATCCGGTGATCGTCTCGCTGATCCTCGAGGCGACCCACCTCAACCGCCACGAACGCGCCAAGAATGTCGCCGAACTGGCCCAGCGATTGGATACCTGGCGCGATCAGCCGGTCAGCATCGATGTCGAACGGGTGCTGGCCGAAGCGCAGGGCGTGCCGGGGCGGCGCACGGCGGTGCTCAGCCACCTGCGCGACCGACTGTTTGATCTCTCGCGCCGCAACCGCCTGATCCATTTCCGCCCGACGCAAAGCTCGATCAACTTCACCGATGCCAGCATCCCTATCGTGATGCGGATCGAAAGCGTGCGGGCTGACGCGCTGTGCACCTGGCAGGGGGCCTTCGCCAAGGACGTGCTGGCGGGCAAGGCTGTGCCGCTCAACCGCTGGCTGCGGTTTGAAGATCAGCCGCAGATCCCGTCGCAGCTTGACCGGATCATTCAGGAAAACCGCCGCAACCGCAACGAATACGGCTTCTCCAGCCTGCGTCTGACGGTCGCCTTCCTGCACTGGCACAATCTGCGCGAGGCGCCGGAAGAGCGCATCAGCTCGCCCCTGTTGTGGCTCCCGGTCGAGGTCACCAAGCGCAAGGGCGTGCGCGATCAATATGTGATGACCTGCCCCGAGAGCATCGCCGAATTCAACCCGGCGCTGCGCCACATGCTGCGCCAGCTCTATGCCATCGACCTGCCCGAGACGGTCGATCTCTCCCAGACCCCGATCAGCGCGATCCACGAGGCGATCCGCCGCCAGATCCATGACAGCGAGCCCGGCGTGCGGCTGGAATTGCAGGACCGCCCGGCGATCCGCCTGATCCTCCAGCGCGCGGTGGCGCGGGTCAACACCTACAACCGCCGCCGCCCCGGCAGCCGCGAGACGATCAGCGCCAAGGCCGATTTCAGCTATGCGCGCGGCGATTATCGCCCGCTTGGCCTTGCCCTGTTCGAAAAGTTCGTGAAGCCCGATCCCCTGCCGCAGCGCATCGCTGTCGGCGGCGGCTACCGGCCCAAGCGCGAGCTGATGGTCGCCGAGACCGAGAGCATGGCCTATGGCAAGGCCAGCGGCGAGGGGCACAAGTTCGCCTGGGAGATCGACCTCACCGGCGTGACGCTTGCCAATTTCAACTACAAGAAGATGTCGCTGGTGCGCGATTACAACGCGCTGATCGACACGCCCGAGGTGCAACCGGCGTTCGATCAGGTGTTCTCGATCGAGCCGCGCCCCTTTGTCGAGGAAGCCCCGCCGCCGATCCCGCCGGCCGAACAATGGGGCGTGGTCGCCAGCGATGCGACGCAGGATCAGGCGGTCGCCTTTGCGCGCACGGGGCGCAGCTACATCATCCAGGGCCCGCCAGGCACGGGCAAGTCGCAGACCATCACCAACCTCATCGCCGACTATGCCGGGCGCGGCAAACGCGTGCTGTTCGTGTGCGAGAAACGCGCGGCGCTGGACGTGGTGTACCACCGGCTCGGACAGGCCGGACTGGATGGGCTGGCGACGATCATTCACGATGCGCAGGACGACAAGAAGGCCTTCATCGCCGATCTTGGCGAACATTACGAACGCTGGGGCAAGACGCCTGACGGGCTGGATGACGCCCGCGCCGCCCGCGCGCAGACGGTTGCCGCGCTGAGCGAACATCTGCGCCAGATCGCCGCCTTCGAGGCCGCGGTCGGCGCAGGCGGCGACGGCGCGCTGGCCTTGCGCGATCTGGTGCGCCGCGCGGCTGCCCTGCCCGCCCCGCCCCAAGGGATCGGTGCCGCCGCGCGCGAGGCGCTGCCGCCGCTGATGCTGTGGGACGCGCACCGCGACATGGCCGCGCGCGTCACCCGCGCGGTGCACGAGCTGACCGGCGCGGCCAGCCTCGCCGCCCACCCGCTCGCCCGGCTGAAACCCGCCCTGCTCATGCGCGAGCGTCCCTATGCCGAGGTCGAAGCGGCGCTGGGTATGGTCGAGAGCCTGTTGCAGCGGCTCGATCCGCTGCTGGCCGACCCCGACACGCCGCTGGCGGGCGACATCGCCTTTACCGATGCGGTCGATGCGGTGGTGCTGGCAGAGCGGCTGGTCGCCAGTGGTCTGGCGCGCTCGCCCAGCCTGCTAGATCCGGCATCGCCCGAATCGCAGGCGCTCGGAACCGATCTCGCCGCCATCACCATGCGCGAGAGCGCCGAGGCAGCCGCTGCCAGCGCTGCTGCCGGGTGGCACGATCCATTGAGCCCCGCCGATACCGCCGCCGCGCTCGAACTGGCGCGGGCGAAGGAAGGTTCGCTGTTCGCGTTTTTCAGCGGCGCGTGGCGCACGCTCAAGGCGACGGTGGCTGCACGATACGATTTCGCCGGACACGCGGTGAGACCGAAGGTTGCCGCGGTGCTCGAAAATCTCGCCGCCCTGCACCATGCGCGTGCCGCTCTGGCCGAGGCGCGCGGCGGGCTTGCGCAGCGGCTGGGCACGCCCGATCTGGCAGCCTTGCTCGATCTGCGCAGCCAGTTGACGCGCACCACCCCGGCCCGGCCATCCGCGCGGGTGCTGGGGCTGATGCAGACCGCCGAGGGGCAATCGCTGCTCGCCCGGCTGGCCCAGCACGCAGCCACCATGGCCGCGCTCGATCGCCAGCTGTCCGATCTGGCCGAGGGGCACGAGGCGATGAGCCTCGATGATCTGGGCGAGGCCTTGCGCGATCTGCGCGAGAACCTCGATGATCTGCCCGACCTGCTGCCGCATCTGGCGCAGGTTCACGCCGCCCCGCCCGCGATTGCTGCCGCGCTCACCGGCCTCGCCCTGCCGCTGCCCGCGATCGAGGCGCTGGTGGTGGACGAGGACATCGCGGTGCGCGAACGCGCCAATCCCGACATCCGCCGCTTCGATGCCGACCGCATGATCGCCCTGTCGCGCCGTGCCGCTGCCGCGCGCGATCTGCTGCGCGACCAGAACGCCGCCGCGATCCGCGCGACGCTCCACCGCAGCTTCCGCGACAATGTGAAGCTGTCCGAAACCTCGGTCACCCAGCTCGACCCTGCCGGGCGCGAGTTCAAGAAGGTCTATGCCAATGGCCGGCGCGAGCTGGAGCATGAATTCGGCAAGACCATGCGCTACAAATCGATCCGCGAACTGGCGAGCGCGGACAGTGGCCGGGTGGTCAATGATCTGAAACCGGTGTGGCTGATGAGCCCGCTCTCGGTCTCCGACACGCTGCCGCTGCAACCCGACCTGTTCGACGTGGTGATCTTCGACGAGGCGAGCCAGGTGCCGACCGAAGACGCCGTCCCCGCGCTGTGCCGCGCGCGGCAGGTGGTGATCGTCGGCGACGAGATGCAGCTGCCCCCCACCAGCTTCTTCAGCGCCGCCCAGTCGGACGAGGAGATGGAAGTCCTCGCCGAGGAGGATGGCGAGCGGATCGCGATCGTGCTCGATGCCGACAGCCTGCTCGCACAGGCCGCGCGCAACCTGCCTGCGACCTTGCTGGCGTGGCATTACCGCAGCCGGTTCGAGGCGCTGATCAGCTTCTCGAACGCGGCGTTCTATGCCGGCGAGCTGGTGACCATCCCCGACCGTTCCTTGCGCCAGCGCGCAGGAGGCGATGGGCCGGTGATGTCGGATGATGATGCCGCATGGGCCGCAGGCGTCGAGACGCTGCTCGCCGCGCCGATCACCACCCACCGGATCGCCGACGGGGTCTATGACCGCCGCGCCAACCTGCCCGAGGCGCGCTATATCGCCGGGCTGGTGCGCGATCTGCTGCGGCGCGAGACCGGGCTCAGCATCGGCATCGTCGCCTTTTCCGAAGCCCAGCAATCCGAGATCGAGGACGCGCTCGAACGTCTCGCCGCCGAGGACGAGGATTTCAGCGCCCGCCTCACCCGCGAGGTCGAGCGTGAGGAGGACGGGCAGTTCACCGGGCTGTTCGTCAAGAACCTCGAAAATGTGCAGGGGGACGAGCGCGACATCATCCTGATGAGCGTGTGCTATGCCCCGGGCCGCGACGGGCGGATGGTGATGAACTTCGGCCCGATCAACCAGCGCGGCGGGGAAAAGCGGCTCAACGTGATCTTCAGCCGCGCCAAGCGGCACATGGCGATCGTCACCACCATCGCGCCCGAAGCGATCACCAACGTCCACAATGACGGCGCGCGCGCGCTGCGCAGCTTCCTCGCCTTTGCCGAGGCGCAATCGGCCGGCGCGCAGGACAAGGCGCAGGCGGTGCTGGCGACGCTCAACCCCGATGCCGCGCGCACCTTCGATGGCAAGCTGCCGCCCGATCCGGTGCGCAGCGCGATTGCCGAAGCGCTGCGGGCGCGCGGGCACGAGGTGCACGAACACGTCGGTGGAGCAAGCTTCCGCTGCGACTTGGCGGTGGTTGATCCGGCTGGCGGAGGCTATCGGCTTGCGGTGCTGCTCGACCGAGCGGCGACCGAGGAACGCAGCATCGAGGAACGCTTCGTATTCCGCCCGGTGATCCTGCGGGCCTTCGGGTGGCGGGTCATCGACGTGCCTGTCACCAGCTGGTTACGCAATCGTAGCGATGTGGTTGACCGGATCGAGCAGGAGCTTGAGCGGTCAAGCTGGGAGCTGGCCGATCCTGATCCGGTGGCCGGCACGGGGCTCGCCCCCCTCCCCGTACCCGCCCTTGCGCCGGAACCCGAAGCCGCGCCGGACGCCGCGCCCAAGGAAGGCGCAGCAGATGGCACCCCCGGCATGACCGAATACCGCCTCGTCGCCGGAGCCTCGAACAAGTTCTGGCGCGTCGGTGTCAACGGCACCGACCTCATCGTCGAGTTCGGGCGCGTCGGCACCAAGGGCCAGCGCGTGGTAAAGACCTATGAGGATGCCGAAAGAGCGCGGCGCGAGGCAACCAAGCTGACGCTGGAGAAGACCCGCAAGGGCTATGAGGAATTCGGCTGA